The following are from one region of the Pseudodesulfovibrio piezophilus C1TLV30 genome:
- the ahbB gene encoding siroheme decarboxylase subunit beta, whose amino-acid sequence MAIQFTETEEKILALAGADLPDTERPFKTIADQVGVDEDVVLALLTDLKDRKVIRRFGATLRHQKAGYGHNAMVAWRIPEERDDEVGAIFAARPEISHCYIRRTYPEWTYNFYTMIHGERPGHVDDVVAELEKEVGVSDNCTLNSLKELKKTSMVYFK is encoded by the coding sequence ATGGCTATACAATTCACCGAGACAGAAGAAAAGATCCTGGCCCTGGCAGGTGCAGACCTGCCGGATACCGAGCGTCCGTTCAAAACCATCGCCGATCAGGTCGGCGTTGATGAAGACGTGGTTCTCGCCCTGCTCACCGACCTCAAGGATCGCAAGGTCATTCGCCGTTTTGGTGCCACCTTGCGTCATCAGAAAGCAGGCTACGGGCACAATGCGATGGTCGCGTGGCGTATTCCGGAAGAACGGGATGATGAAGTGGGGGCCATCTTCGCGGCCAGACCCGAAATCTCCCATTGCTACATTCGCCGGACCTACCCTGAGTGGACCTACAATTTTTACACCATGATTCATGGTGAACGGCCGGGCCATGTCGACGACGTCGTGGCCGAGCTTGAAAAAGAAGTAGGAGTCAGTGACAACTGCACACTGAACTCTTTGAAAGAACTCAAAAAGACCTCCATGGTCTATTTCAAATAG
- a CDS encoding cobalt-precorrin 5A hydrolase, with product MPDISIAIYTLTRHGLRLAKRLATALGATIYASHRHVDEKGIHGFTSLPELINTTFSRYDGHIFITAAGIAVRCIGPLLKSKDVDPAVVCMDQEGQFAVSLLSGHLGGANELAVRCAECIGGHPVITTATDSTGVPSMDMLAQARGLVIGNIDRIKTINGSLLDTTQVQLFDPDDTLGLADNPRFTPVESPEDWKPERPGVWVSFRTDCPDDAALRLYPRVLMLGVGCRRGVAEEEITRHIHAVFDAAGLALQSVGGLASVTAKADEPGLLQAAERLNVTPEFFEKSHLETIDTPNPSGTVLRRMGVESVSEAAAIILSDNGKLLVEKTKTKTVTLAVARRRPC from the coding sequence ATGCCCGATATCTCCATCGCCATATACACCCTGACCCGACACGGGCTACGCTTGGCCAAAAGGCTGGCCACCGCCTTGGGCGCCACGATATATGCGTCTCATCGCCATGTGGATGAAAAAGGAATTCACGGTTTCACCTCCCTGCCCGAACTGATCAACACGACATTCTCCCGGTATGACGGTCACATCTTCATCACGGCAGCCGGGATTGCCGTCCGGTGCATTGGGCCGCTTTTGAAAAGCAAAGACGTTGATCCGGCTGTGGTCTGCATGGACCAGGAGGGGCAATTCGCCGTCAGTCTGCTTTCCGGACACCTAGGAGGGGCCAACGAACTTGCCGTCCGATGCGCCGAGTGTATCGGAGGACACCCGGTGATCACCACAGCCACGGACTCGACAGGGGTTCCCTCCATGGACATGCTGGCTCAAGCCAGAGGATTGGTGATCGGCAATATCGACCGCATCAAGACAATCAACGGGAGCTTGCTCGATACAACCCAGGTCCAACTTTTCGACCCTGATGACACCCTTGGCTTGGCTGACAACCCTCGATTCACCCCGGTAGAGTCTCCCGAAGACTGGAAACCGGAACGCCCCGGAGTCTGGGTTTCATTTCGAACGGACTGCCCAGATGACGCGGCCCTGCGTCTGTATCCGAGGGTTCTCATGCTTGGAGTCGGGTGTCGAAGAGGCGTGGCTGAAGAGGAAATCACACGCCATATCCACGCGGTTTTCGATGCGGCGGGCCTGGCGCTTCAAAGTGTCGGCGGACTGGCAAGTGTGACTGCGAAGGCTGATGAGCCAGGACTGCTCCAGGCAGCAGAACGTTTGAATGTTACCCCTGAATTCTTTGAAAAATCACATCTGGAAACAATCGATACCCCGAATCCATCCGGCACAGTCCTTCGCCGAATGGGCGTAGAATCCGTTTCCGAAGCCGCCGCCATCATTCTCTCGGACAATGGAAAATTACTCGTTGAAAAGACCAAAACCAAAACCGTCACGCTGGCCGTGGCGAGGAGACGTCCATGCTGA
- a CDS encoding cytochrome c3 family protein — protein sequence MKKALMICLMVAAMVCVFALPAVIAGNAPADTITMIAPNGQKMSKTPVEFPHKMHVDNGIDCLVCHHKATSKDNVKGCASEGCHTDAGKKAKKDPEGYYQAFHNKKSEAACLGCHKKAKKAGKSAPVSCKDCHPKK from the coding sequence ATGAAAAAAGCTCTGATGATCTGCCTGATGGTTGCGGCCATGGTATGTGTCTTTGCATTGCCCGCCGTTATCGCAGGTAATGCTCCCGCCGATACCATCACCATGATTGCTCCCAACGGACAGAAAATGTCCAAGACACCCGTGGAATTTCCGCATAAGATGCACGTTGACAATGGTATCGACTGTCTGGTCTGCCACCACAAGGCAACCAGCAAAGATAATGTCAAGGGCTGTGCCAGCGAAGGTTGCCACACTGACGCCGGTAAGAAAGCCAAGAAAGACCCCGAGGGCTACTACCAGGCTTTCCATAATAAGAAATCCGAAGCCGCTTGCTTGGGTTGTCACAAAAAGGCCAAGAAAGCTGGCAAAAGTGCACCGGTATCCTGCAAGGACTGCCACCCCAAGAAGTAG
- the hemL gene encoding glutamate-1-semialdehyde 2,1-aminomutase translates to MDSKTLFAKAQTLMPGGVNSPLRACKYVKSEPVFIDNAKGAYLWDVDGTQYIDYVFSWGPQILGHQEPSVSAAAHKAIDLGSSYGAPCLGEISLAEEIKKLIPSMEMMRMVSSGTEATMSALRLARGYTGRNKFVKFIGNYHGHADAFLAAAGSAAGTIPGTPGVPEEVISHTLLAHYNDLAAVQEHFETAGDEIACVIVEPAAGNMGLVPPAEGFLQGLRDLCTQYGALLIFDEVITGFRLSLGGAQERFGITPDLTTLGKIIGGGFPVGCYGGKQEIMEQMAPMGGVFQAGTLSGNPVAMAAGLATLKRLQECDYEALEIRTKRMAEELTSIITGKGQSVFLATIGSAFTMYFSDKPVVSMVESSQCDAEAYATYWQQMMAHGIYLAPAGFECAFTSFAHTDEDFEKTLEAARKVQF, encoded by the coding sequence ATGGATTCCAAGACCCTTTTCGCCAAGGCTCAGACCCTCATGCCCGGCGGTGTCAATTCTCCCCTGCGAGCCTGCAAATATGTCAAGAGCGAACCCGTTTTCATTGACAATGCCAAAGGTGCCTACCTTTGGGACGTGGATGGCACCCAATACATAGATTATGTCTTCTCGTGGGGTCCACAGATTCTCGGACACCAGGAACCATCGGTCTCCGCAGCCGCTCACAAGGCAATCGACCTCGGCTCCAGCTACGGCGCACCCTGCCTCGGAGAGATCTCCCTTGCCGAAGAAATCAAGAAGCTCATCCCATCCATGGAGATGATGCGCATGGTTTCTTCCGGGACCGAAGCCACCATGTCTGCCCTGCGTCTGGCCCGCGGCTACACGGGCCGCAACAAGTTCGTCAAATTCATCGGCAACTACCACGGTCATGCCGATGCCTTTCTGGCTGCCGCAGGCTCTGCAGCAGGGACAATTCCCGGGACCCCCGGAGTCCCGGAGGAAGTCATCAGCCATACGCTGCTGGCCCATTACAATGATCTCGCAGCCGTTCAGGAACATTTCGAGACAGCCGGAGACGAAATAGCCTGCGTCATTGTTGAACCTGCTGCCGGCAACATGGGCCTGGTTCCCCCGGCCGAAGGGTTTCTTCAGGGCTTGCGGGATCTGTGTACCCAGTATGGGGCACTCCTCATTTTTGATGAAGTTATCACCGGCTTCAGGCTGTCCCTCGGGGGCGCACAGGAACGGTTCGGCATCACCCCGGACCTGACGACCCTCGGAAAAATCATCGGTGGAGGCTTTCCGGTCGGCTGCTACGGCGGCAAGCAGGAGATAATGGAGCAGATGGCCCCGATGGGAGGGGTCTTTCAGGCCGGAACATTGTCTGGCAACCCTGTAGCCATGGCTGCCGGTCTGGCCACACTCAAACGATTGCAGGAATGCGACTACGAGGCCTTGGAGATCCGCACCAAACGAATGGCCGAAGAGTTGACCTCCATTATAACCGGTAAAGGGCAATCGGTTTTTCTGGCCACCATCGGTTCGGCCTTCACCATGTATTTCTCGGATAAACCAGTCGTCAGCATGGTCGAATCCAGCCAGTGTGACGCAGAAGCGTACGCGACATACTGGCAGCAGATGATGGCTCACGGCATCTATCTGGCTCCTGCCGGTTTCGAGTGCGCGTTCACTTCCTTTGCCCATACGGACGAGGATTTCGAAAAGACCCTTGAAGCTGCCCGCAAGGTGCAATTTTAG
- the cobJ gene encoding precorrin-3B C(17)-methyltransferase: MLTAVSLGPGDHSLLTPAARAALENADVIAGYKGYITLVPPELLEGKEVISTGMMGEVERAKMAIENARSGKQTVMVCSGDAGIYAMAGLLLEILEAENLLDKVNFSVVPGVAAFNSAAALLGAPLMHDFASISLSDLLTPWDVIEKRLRLASQADFVIAIYNPRSKKRSKLLQKALDIIAESRKNTTPVGIVGRAYREGQSIQTVPLNEVDPTTVDMQTVLIIGNSATRMAGGKMITPRGYHNKYDIKNNASF; the protein is encoded by the coding sequence ATGCTGACAGCCGTAAGCCTCGGTCCCGGAGACCACAGCCTCCTGACTCCGGCGGCCAGAGCCGCCCTGGAAAATGCTGATGTCATAGCGGGATATAAAGGGTATATCACCCTGGTGCCGCCAGAATTGCTGGAAGGCAAAGAGGTCATCTCAACAGGCATGATGGGCGAGGTGGAACGGGCCAAGATGGCCATTGAAAACGCTCGTTCCGGTAAACAAACCGTCATGGTGTGCAGCGGCGATGCCGGTATCTATGCCATGGCTGGATTGCTGCTTGAGATTCTGGAAGCGGAAAATCTTCTGGATAAAGTGAACTTTTCCGTTGTGCCGGGAGTGGCAGCCTTCAATAGTGCCGCAGCACTGCTGGGCGCTCCTCTCATGCACGACTTCGCCTCGATCAGCCTGAGTGATCTGCTCACACCCTGGGACGTCATAGAAAAGAGACTCAGGCTGGCATCACAGGCCGATTTTGTTATCGCCATCTACAATCCCCGCTCAAAGAAAAGAAGCAAATTGTTACAAAAAGCGCTTGATATCATAGCAGAAAGCCGAAAAAACACCACGCCGGTTGGCATTGTCGGACGCGCATACAGAGAAGGCCAATCCATTCAGACAGTTCCCTTGAATGAAGTCGATCCGACAACAGTTGATATGCAAACCGTTCTGATTATCGGCAACTCGGCCACGCGCATGGCCGGTGGAAAAATGATAACTCCCCGGGGCTATCACAACAAATATGATATAAAAAACAATGCCTCTTTCTAA